One Weissella coleopterorum DNA segment encodes these proteins:
- a CDS encoding ribonuclease J, translated as MSSNLTIMPFGGMRENGKNMYAITVGEDIFILDAGLQYPESDLLGVDVVIPDFKYLVENADQIAGIFLTHGHADAIGALPYLLGQISAPIFGSELTIELAKLAISSDPATKNFDDYHVVKGSQEIDFGAVKVSFFETTHTIPDSLGIVVDTPEGQIVYTGDFKFDTTAQGAYQSDLMRLAEIGRKGVKALLIDAAGTGNIGQSAHESEIEKYIYETFRHQSGRIIVAAAASNIQRIQQVINAAHQNKRKIILSGNDIERVVRTALSLGKLELPIPENELFVSLKNIKTIVPEEIVILETGKMGEPIRHLQRMAHGDDRNIQIQEGDLVFITTTPSTAMEGYVARTRDMLFRAGADVKQISNDMKSSGHASKNDFQMMLNLMKPENVLPVQGEYRLLNSGVRAAKELNYSDDHLFILENGDRLVLENGQFELSGSIQVNATMIDGSGVGDIGSIVLNDRRILSEDGVFIAVITIDRKKKKIVANAKIDSRGFVYVKTSRDLMKEATALVETTVAAGIKNSKEFDWGKLKSSVRDALGKFLYDKTHRKPVILPVIMEANQNGRRRRSTKKKGADQPVTENSTNSNSSGNDKEKVTPAKKIDAKAHTPKKRPRRKRTNADHGEKHSQDTEVKK; from the coding sequence ATGAGTAGTAATTTAACAATTATGCCGTTTGGCGGAATGCGTGAAAACGGTAAAAACATGTATGCAATTACGGTCGGTGAAGATATCTTTATTTTAGATGCTGGTCTTCAATATCCAGAGAGTGATCTTTTGGGAGTCGATGTGGTCATTCCAGACTTTAAATATCTTGTAGAAAATGCAGATCAAATTGCAGGGATTTTCTTGACCCATGGACATGCTGATGCAATCGGTGCTTTACCATATCTTTTGGGCCAAATTTCTGCTCCAATTTTTGGTTCAGAATTAACAATCGAATTAGCGAAGCTAGCTATTAGTAGTGATCCAGCTACGAAAAACTTTGATGATTATCATGTCGTGAAGGGAAGTCAAGAAATTGATTTTGGCGCAGTTAAGGTATCATTCTTTGAAACTACGCATACAATTCCAGATTCATTAGGAATTGTGGTTGATACACCAGAGGGGCAAATCGTTTATACTGGTGATTTTAAATTTGATACGACAGCTCAAGGAGCTTATCAAAGTGATTTGATGCGTTTAGCTGAAATTGGCCGCAAAGGGGTTAAGGCTTTATTGATTGATGCTGCTGGAACCGGAAACATTGGTCAAAGTGCACATGAGTCAGAAATTGAAAAATATATTTATGAAACTTTCCGTCATCAAAGTGGGCGAATTATTGTGGCGGCCGCGGCTTCGAATATTCAACGGATTCAGCAAGTGATTAATGCAGCACATCAAAATAAAAGAAAAATAATTTTGTCTGGAAATGACATTGAAAGAGTTGTTCGGACTGCGTTAAGCTTGGGGAAACTCGAATTACCAATTCCAGAAAATGAATTATTCGTCTCATTAAAGAATATTAAAACCATTGTTCCTGAAGAAATCGTAATTTTAGAGACTGGTAAAATGGGTGAACCAATTCGTCATCTGCAAAGAATGGCGCATGGTGATGATCGTAATATTCAAATTCAAGAGGGTGATTTGGTATTTATTACAACGACTCCTTCCACAGCGATGGAAGGTTATGTCGCACGTACTCGTGATATGCTTTTTCGGGCGGGTGCAGATGTTAAACAAATTTCAAATGATATGAAATCATCAGGGCACGCTTCAAAAAATGATTTCCAAATGATGCTTAATCTAATGAAGCCAGAGAATGTATTACCAGTTCAAGGTGAATATCGATTATTGAACTCAGGTGTTCGGGCCGCTAAAGAATTGAATTATTCAGATGACCACTTGTTTATTCTAGAAAATGGAGATCGTCTAGTTCTAGAAAATGGTCAATTTGAATTAAGCGGTTCCATTCAAGTCAATGCTACTATGATTGATGGTTCGGGGGTAGGTGACATCGGATCAATTGTCTTAAATGACCGACGGATCCTATCAGAAGATGGAGTTTTCATCGCGGTTATCACGATTGATCGGAAGAAGAAGAAAATTGTGGCCAATGCTAAAATCGATTCTAGAGGATTCGTGTATGTTAAAACCTCGCGAGATTTGATGAAGGAGGCGACTGCTTTAGTTGAAACGACGGTCGCTGCCGGTATTAAAAATTCTAAGGAATTTGATTGGGGTAAGCTAAAAAGTTCAGTTCGAGATGCTTTGGGGAAGTTTTTGTATGATAAGACCCATCGTAAACCAGTAATTTTGCCAGTGATTATGGAAGCGAACCAAAATGGACGACGGCGTCGGAGTACGAAGAAAAAAGGCGCTGATCAACCGGTAACTGAGAACTCAACAAATAGTAATTCAAGTGGCAATGATAAAGAAAAAGTAACCCCAGCTAAAAAAATAGATGCGAAGGCGCATACACCTAAAAAACGTCCGCGACGGAAACGAACAAATGCGGACCATGGTGAAAAGCATAGTCAAGATACGGAAGTAAAAAAATAA
- a CDS encoding alpha/beta hydrolase family protein, giving the protein MSQLLSEYESLKILKQPQAIHEQIYFLEKALLATSDTDQFDLYKLEKDGSSRLVVPQVNDFTGNQEHLFYLKNKQIFQLTDDGIMQQLTFQSGEILEMQAVPRAEAVFYVAKQVQLDPDKQWVSELRSDQVGQVTYQLRCISRTGGDELIQTFSGAIRLLDVLNIEQVLLAQQLPPSELLLGQERLVEIEVKSKLLKIFSNRSILKISSARYSPNGDKIISIATDQSYADGYIPQLFLFDRLIHKNIVQYREEALPWRFDDLQDSMFHQIWWLDNQTYLFVTVFHGHNRLYLADVTGKKELVSDEAQMIKDLTIVNEQVWAVLTKPQRPDYLFNLSTHQTMYDPNLTKQDFKKAQKYVFRNRQGAILDGWFYTNVHGQNGPTVLFLHDQLHGMHGEAFNWQIQALLNQGMNVVTINPTGTSGYGVNHFQNDFLLAPDSVVADLLIGLTVAIQQHPKVSDVKHQLIFGAQAGAAVAHQLLIQSNQFLTAVLTDPITNWAQWAQIEGHAEIGHQNLEKQQQLLANSMIWSQATWTSAVGLLISDTMTTQSQGLHQYLKQYSVNQSPKIQVFTWSKQVGNQGELDQVKIDQTKVMIDWFLRYGKLNILTKRLGKLSL; this is encoded by the coding sequence ATGTCACAACTATTATCAGAATATGAATCATTAAAAATATTAAAGCAACCGCAAGCGATTCATGAACAAATTTACTTTTTGGAAAAAGCACTTTTAGCTACATCAGACACGGATCAATTTGACTTATATAAACTTGAAAAAGATGGATCATCTCGACTAGTTGTACCCCAGGTGAATGATTTTACTGGTAATCAAGAACACCTTTTTTATTTGAAAAACAAACAAATTTTTCAATTAACAGATGATGGGATAATGCAACAATTAACATTTCAATCTGGTGAAATTTTAGAAATGCAGGCAGTCCCACGTGCAGAAGCGGTTTTTTATGTCGCTAAGCAGGTGCAACTAGATCCGGATAAACAATGGGTGAGTGAACTTCGATCAGATCAGGTTGGACAGGTTACGTATCAGTTGCGGTGTATTAGTAGGACTGGTGGGGATGAATTAATTCAAACTTTTAGCGGTGCAATCCGTTTACTAGATGTTTTGAATATTGAGCAAGTCTTATTAGCCCAACAACTACCGCCTTCAGAGCTGTTGCTAGGACAAGAACGGTTGGTAGAAATAGAAGTGAAATCTAAATTATTAAAAATATTTTCAAATCGTTCTATTCTTAAAATTAGTTCCGCACGGTATAGTCCGAACGGAGACAAAATTATTAGTATTGCGACTGATCAGAGTTATGCAGATGGTTATATTCCGCAATTATTCTTGTTTGATCGGTTAATTCATAAAAATATCGTACAATATCGTGAAGAAGCATTGCCATGGAGATTCGATGATTTACAAGACTCAATGTTTCATCAAATTTGGTGGTTAGATAATCAAACTTATTTGTTCGTCACTGTTTTTCACGGGCATAATCGTCTCTATTTGGCAGACGTTACTGGAAAAAAAGAACTAGTTAGTGATGAGGCCCAGATGATTAAAGATTTAACAATCGTTAATGAACAAGTTTGGGCTGTACTCACTAAACCTCAACGGCCAGACTACTTATTTAACTTGTCAACGCATCAGACGATGTATGACCCTAATTTAACAAAGCAAGATTTTAAAAAAGCTCAGAAATATGTTTTTAGAAACCGACAAGGTGCCATTTTGGATGGATGGTTTTATACGAATGTACATGGTCAAAATGGGCCAACAGTTTTATTTTTACATGATCAACTACATGGGATGCATGGTGAAGCTTTTAATTGGCAAATTCAAGCGCTCCTTAATCAAGGAATGAATGTTGTAACCATTAATCCAACAGGCACATCTGGCTATGGGGTTAATCATTTTCAAAATGATTTTTTATTAGCACCTGACTCAGTCGTTGCAGACCTTTTGATTGGACTAACTGTTGCCATCCAGCAACATCCTAAGGTTAGTGATGTAAAACATCAACTTATCTTTGGAGCACAGGCGGGTGCAGCGGTGGCACATCAATTATTAATTCAAAGTAATCAATTTTTAACTGCTGTACTAACTGATCCGATCACTAATTGGGCTCAATGGGCTCAAATAGAAGGACATGCTGAAATTGGACACCAGAATTTAGAAAAACAACAACAGCTTTTAGCTAATTCGATGATTTGGTCACAAGCAACTTGGACCAGTGCAGTTGGTCTTTTAATTTCAGATACAATGACCACTCAAAGCCAAGGACTCCATCAATATTTGAAGCAATATTCTGTCAATCAATCCCCCAAAATACAGGTCTTTACATGGTCAAAGCAAGTAGGAAATCAAGGTGAATTGGATCAAGTAAAAATTGATCAAACAAAAGTAATGATTGATTGGTTCTTACGGTATGGTAAACTGAATATATTGACAAAACGTTTGGGAAAACTATCCCTTTAA
- a CDS encoding DUF948 domain-containing protein, with protein sequence MTPGDISFLIIAIAILALVLFIGYFLVQLSATLNSVTQDVKLIAHDADDLLINTNDLLKDVNGKMITLDPVFQAAGDLGTSVSELNASAQKIKEKAGKKKSGLGSNLGTAVTTASMLFNLKNKNKQKGTKGDKK encoded by the coding sequence ATGACACCAGGAGATATTTCATTTTTAATTATTGCTATCGCGATCTTAGCATTGGTCTTGTTTATTGGCTACTTTTTAGTCCAATTAAGTGCTACCTTAAATTCCGTAACGCAAGATGTGAAATTAATTGCACACGATGCCGACGACTTATTAATAAATACTAATGATCTCTTAAAAGATGTTAATGGTAAAATGATAACATTGGATCCAGTTTTCCAAGCGGCAGGTGATTTAGGGACCAGTGTCTCTGAGTTAAATGCATCTGCGCAAAAAATCAAAGAAAAAGCAGGCAAGAAAAAGAGTGGACTGGGGTCAAATTTAGGAACTGCGGTAACAACTGCTAGTATGCTTTTTAACTTAAAAAATAAAAATAAGCAAAAAGGGACAAAGGGTGATAAAAAATGA
- a CDS encoding DNA translocase FtsK, producing the protein MASQRKTTKNTAKKKRKTSRKKQAETTKYTYHIIGIVGILAVITAIGKFGIVGAFLANITRWVVGDSYQLFLILTLVILGGLAVYGKMPAIKRHHLVGIGLLYMGITLMGSIQLFNHLNQHQQFLQRVAKLIEQDINNNLVRTPVGGGSLGAAILSLTYPALSNWGSWIIALVLVGSGAVVLFKLPIKTLMTGFFSATEYTANKVSDSTRTAVEISAKKMTAINEAYKERRSNIASEVFESDFEVKNSQSPTTKNAVETPFQNQPKQAVQGNPFAMDFEQQATPQSQVKSEAEFVMPEIIAPSGEPAVMQTVKAPGFNSVEHQIDPETGEILNSTMLSATGVTVDEPEHTLDNETHDLMQSTGIVSPSTEPPHISTDDASFSTEQIKASMETKAAIRDWEEDANDLPKAPDSEFKTGTDLAAELIANQPQSGDKNHIDTAAADSHVDLIRSAANYQASQHQTVAEEYHSTPEVGIDLNGFNQQISSKPYELPAVSLLTKAGSTDQSSEKSQLAEKSRVLQQTLESFNIKATVEKVVLGPTITQYEIKPAVGVKVSKITNLADDLAMALAAKSLRIEAPIPGKSLVGIEVANEKQAMVGFRNMFEQVGVNRNKILEVPIGKSVTGEIVKMDLTKMPHLLIAGSTGSGKSVAINTILAAILLQAKPSELRLMLVDPKKVELSIYNDIPHLITPVVSEPRKAAAALKKVVAEMDKRFDKLAEMGVRNLDGYNKAVDEHNAQGQSQLLSMPYLVVIIDELADLMITVAGEVEPAIVRIAQLGRAAGIHLIVATQRPSVDVITGLIKANVPSRMAFAVGSGTDSRTILDGNGAEKLLGRGDMLFKPIGANSAERVQGAFMSDDDVETLTDFIKKQSNAQYDENMEVTDADLKAVDGGGADPSNDQSMLDDMWDEALDFAAIEGEISASMMQRHFRMGYNRAARLVDDMEAQGVIGSATGGKRRPVLLTKEQWYARQGQS; encoded by the coding sequence ATGGCAAGTCAACGCAAAACCACAAAAAATACCGCTAAGAAGAAGCGGAAAACTAGTCGAAAGAAACAAGCCGAAACGACCAAGTATACATATCATATTATTGGAATCGTTGGAATTTTAGCCGTCATTACGGCAATTGGTAAATTTGGGATTGTCGGTGCTTTTTTAGCTAATATTACGCGGTGGGTCGTTGGAGATTCATATCAATTATTTTTGATTTTAACCTTAGTGATATTAGGTGGGCTAGCCGTCTACGGTAAGATGCCGGCCATTAAACGACATCATTTAGTAGGAATTGGTCTTTTGTATATGGGGATCACATTGATGGGGTCGATTCAATTATTTAATCATTTGAATCAACATCAACAATTTTTACAAAGAGTGGCAAAATTAATTGAGCAGGATATAAATAACAATTTGGTGCGAACTCCTGTTGGGGGCGGTAGTTTGGGTGCCGCAATTTTATCTCTAACTTATCCAGCACTTTCTAACTGGGGGTCATGGATCATTGCGTTGGTTTTGGTGGGGAGTGGTGCAGTTGTACTGTTTAAACTACCGATTAAAACTTTAATGACTGGATTCTTTTCTGCTACTGAATATACAGCAAATAAAGTTAGTGATTCAACTCGAACGGCGGTCGAGATTAGTGCTAAAAAAATGACTGCCATCAATGAAGCGTATAAAGAAAGGCGCAGCAATATTGCTTCAGAAGTTTTTGAATCCGATTTTGAAGTGAAAAATAGTCAAAGTCCTACGACTAAAAATGCGGTGGAAACTCCATTTCAAAATCAACCTAAGCAAGCGGTACAAGGAAATCCGTTTGCAATGGATTTTGAACAACAAGCTACACCGCAGTCCCAGGTGAAGTCTGAAGCCGAATTTGTGATGCCAGAAATTATTGCGCCTAGTGGCGAACCAGCTGTGATGCAAACGGTCAAGGCACCTGGATTTAATTCAGTTGAGCATCAAATTGATCCAGAAACAGGCGAGATTTTAAACTCAACCATGCTAAGTGCAACAGGTGTTACTGTCGATGAACCCGAACATACACTTGATAATGAAACTCATGATTTGATGCAATCAACAGGAATAGTTAGTCCGTCAACAGAGCCACCACATATCAGTACGGATGATGCTTCGTTTAGTACCGAACAAATTAAGGCATCTATGGAAACAAAGGCAGCGATTCGTGATTGGGAAGAAGATGCAAACGATTTACCAAAGGCGCCAGACAGTGAGTTTAAAACAGGGACGGACTTGGCTGCTGAATTAATCGCAAATCAACCACAGAGTGGTGATAAAAATCATATTGATACTGCTGCTGCGGATAGTCATGTGGATTTAATCCGTTCAGCAGCCAATTATCAAGCGTCTCAGCACCAGACAGTGGCTGAAGAGTACCATTCAACTCCTGAGGTTGGAATTGATTTGAACGGCTTTAATCAGCAAATCAGTTCCAAACCATACGAATTACCAGCAGTGAGCCTTTTAACGAAAGCGGGGTCAACTGATCAAAGTAGTGAAAAGAGTCAGTTAGCAGAAAAATCTAGAGTGTTGCAACAAACCCTTGAGAGTTTTAACATAAAGGCAACGGTGGAAAAGGTGGTCTTGGGACCAACTATTACGCAATATGAAATTAAGCCTGCAGTGGGAGTGAAAGTTTCTAAAATTACCAATCTAGCGGATGACTTGGCTATGGCTTTAGCAGCGAAAAGTCTTCGGATTGAGGCACCGATTCCAGGTAAATCATTGGTGGGAATCGAAGTGGCGAACGAAAAGCAAGCTATGGTTGGATTCCGGAACATGTTTGAACAGGTTGGTGTTAATCGAAATAAGATTTTGGAGGTACCGATTGGAAAGAGCGTGACTGGTGAGATTGTTAAAATGGATTTGACTAAGATGCCACACTTATTAATTGCCGGATCAACAGGATCAGGTAAATCGGTTGCTATCAATACAATTTTGGCGGCAATCTTACTACAAGCGAAGCCTTCAGAGTTACGCTTGATGTTGGTAGATCCCAAGAAGGTAGAGTTAAGTATCTATAATGATATTCCGCACTTAATTACTCCAGTGGTTTCCGAACCCCGAAAAGCTGCGGCAGCCTTGAAGAAGGTCGTAGCAGAAATGGATAAGCGATTCGACAAGCTAGCTGAGATGGGCGTTAGGAATCTTGATGGGTACAATAAAGCGGTAGACGAACACAACGCGCAGGGGCAAAGCCAATTATTAAGTATGCCATATTTAGTGGTAATTATTGATGAGTTGGCTGATTTGATGATCACCGTTGCTGGTGAAGTAGAACCAGCGATTGTTCGAATTGCGCAGTTGGGACGTGCTGCTGGAATTCATTTGATTGTTGCCACTCAACGACCTTCAGTGGATGTGATTACTGGTTTGATTAAGGCAAACGTTCCATCAAGAATGGCGTTTGCGGTTGGATCAGGGACCGATTCACGAACGATTTTAGATGGTAACGGGGCAGAAAAATTACTTGGTCGTGGTGATATGTTATTTAAGCCGATTGGTGCAAATAGCGCTGAACGTGTTCAAGGCGCCTTTATGTCGGATGATGATGTTGAAACTTTGACCGACTTTATTAAGAAACAAAGTAATGCGCAATATGATGAAAACATGGAAGTGACCGATGCTGATTTGAAGGCTGTCGATGGAGGCGGTGCCGATCCCTCAAATGATCAAAGCATGTTAGATGATATGTGGGATGAAGCGTTAGACTTTGCAGCAATTGAAGGTGAAATTTCAGCTTCAATGATGCAACGGCACTTCAGAATGGGCTATAATCGGGCAGCTCGACTAGTCGATGATATGGAAGCGCAAGGTGTTATTGGGAGTGCGACTGGTGGGAAAAGGCGCCCAGTTTTGCTAACCAAAGAACAGTGGTATGCACGTCAGGGACAATCTTAA
- the rbfA gene encoding 30S ribosome-binding factor RbfA has translation MAQQNFRVGRLEQEIQRSVNEILLKRIRDPRVQDVTITGVEVTGDLQQATIYYSVLSELASVNQKAADGLAAATGLIRKEVGSTLNIYKTPELFFKKDDSVLYGNKIDDLIRQLHTEDRPKHQD, from the coding sequence ATGGCACAACAAAATTTCCGCGTTGGTCGTCTAGAACAAGAGATTCAACGTTCAGTAAATGAAATTTTATTAAAACGAATTCGTGATCCACGCGTCCAAGATGTGACTATTACAGGAGTGGAAGTAACGGGCGACTTACAACAAGCAACGATCTATTATAGTGTCTTGTCGGAGTTGGCATCTGTGAATCAAAAAGCGGCGGATGGCTTGGCTGCAGCAACTGGCTTAATTCGAAAAGAAGTTGGATCCACATTAAACATCTATAAAACACCAGAATTATTCTTTAAGAAAGATGACTCTGTACTTTATGGTAATAAAATTGATGATTTAATTCGTCAATTACATACTGAAGATCGACCAAAACATCAAGATTAA
- the infB gene encoding translation initiation factor IF-2: MTKRIFELAKELNVPSKELVAAAQSAGFEVKSHMSTVDAQQEATLRQKKQPAKKETNQPAKAANHKKEVQPVEKKSAENQKPKTQENKSQPTKAAKPAVKKVVVAQKSQGNQNNRNNNGGWNDRRGNNNGNRRGKRNNRNRNNNTANRPAPTVRKDQPLPETLVYSVGMNVQDIAKLIHRDATEIIKKLFMLGVMVNQNQSLDADTIEILAADYGINAEPKVEVDITDLDKFFETDEDNTEDLEPRAPVVTIMGHVDHGKTTLLDYLRNSHITEGEAGGITQHIGAYQVKLNGRVITFLDTPGHAAFTAMRARGADITDITILVVAADDGVMPQTIEAINHAKAANAPIIVAVNKIDKPGANPENVINQLMQYELIPEEYGGDTIFVNISAKFGQNIDELLEMILLQSDVLDLHANPNQRAAGSVIEARLDKGRGAIATVLVQQGTMHVGDPIVVGNTFGKVRTMTNDRGRRIKEATPSTPVEITGLNDVPSAGDRFVVFEDEKTARAAGEERAKRALLLDRKRNNVVSVADLFDKMAENEMKSVPVIIKADVQGSVEALAGSLKKIDVEGVKVDIIHTAVGAINESDITLAEASGAIIVGFNVRPTPQAKMQAESDSVDIRLHSVIYNAIDEIEAAMKGQLEPVFEEQVIGTAQILELFRVSKVGTIAGSMMMSGKVTRDSSVRLIRDGIVVFDGKIGSLRRGKDDVKEVKNGTDFGMTIENYNDEKVGDEIEVYHMVEVKPK, encoded by the coding sequence ATGACCAAGCGAATTTTTGAATTAGCAAAAGAATTGAATGTTCCATCAAAGGAATTAGTCGCTGCAGCCCAGTCTGCAGGATTTGAAGTTAAATCGCATATGTCAACTGTTGATGCACAGCAGGAGGCAACTTTACGTCAAAAGAAGCAGCCGGCTAAAAAAGAGACAAACCAACCAGCCAAAGCAGCTAATCATAAAAAAGAGGTTCAACCGGTGGAAAAAAAGTCAGCTGAGAATCAAAAACCTAAAACACAAGAAAATAAAAGCCAACCAACAAAAGCCGCTAAACCAGCGGTCAAGAAGGTTGTAGTTGCTCAAAAGAGTCAAGGAAATCAGAACAATCGCAATAATAATGGTGGTTGGAACGACCGTCGGGGAAATAATAACGGAAATCGCCGGGGGAAGCGTAATAACCGGAACCGTAATAATAACACTGCGAATCGTCCGGCACCAACTGTTCGAAAGGATCAACCATTACCAGAAACATTGGTTTATTCAGTTGGGATGAACGTTCAAGACATTGCCAAGTTAATTCATCGTGATGCAACCGAAATCATCAAAAAGTTGTTTATGCTCGGAGTAATGGTTAACCAAAATCAATCATTGGATGCTGATACGATTGAAATTTTGGCGGCTGATTATGGAATTAATGCTGAACCAAAAGTTGAAGTCGATATCACTGACTTAGACAAATTCTTTGAGACTGATGAAGATAATACTGAAGACTTAGAGCCACGAGCCCCAGTGGTAACTATTATGGGACACGTCGATCACGGGAAAACAACATTGCTAGATTATCTGCGTAATTCTCATATTACTGAGGGTGAAGCGGGTGGAATCACTCAACATATTGGTGCTTACCAAGTTAAATTAAACGGACGCGTGATTACATTCCTGGATACACCAGGTCACGCTGCCTTTACAGCCATGCGAGCACGTGGAGCGGATATCACTGATATTACCATTCTAGTGGTCGCGGCCGATGATGGTGTGATGCCCCAAACAATTGAGGCGATTAATCATGCGAAAGCAGCGAATGCGCCAATTATCGTTGCGGTCAATAAAATTGACAAGCCAGGAGCTAATCCTGAAAATGTTATCAATCAATTGATGCAATATGAATTAATCCCAGAAGAATATGGTGGAGATACGATTTTTGTTAATATCTCAGCTAAGTTTGGGCAAAATATTGATGAATTATTGGAAATGATTTTACTTCAGTCAGATGTTTTGGATTTGCATGCTAATCCAAATCAACGTGCTGCTGGATCAGTGATTGAAGCACGATTGGATAAGGGCCGTGGGGCTATTGCAACTGTCTTAGTTCAACAAGGAACGATGCACGTTGGTGATCCGATTGTAGTTGGAAATACTTTCGGTAAAGTTCGAACTATGACCAATGATCGGGGACGTCGCATTAAAGAAGCCACGCCGTCAACACCAGTTGAAATTACGGGACTAAATGATGTGCCTTCTGCAGGAGATCGCTTCGTAGTATTTGAGGACGAAAAAACTGCACGTGCAGCTGGTGAAGAACGTGCTAAGCGAGCTTTGTTATTAGATCGTAAGCGAAATAATGTTGTTTCAGTGGCCGATCTGTTTGATAAAATGGCTGAAAACGAAATGAAATCAGTTCCAGTAATTATTAAGGCAGACGTTCAAGGATCAGTAGAAGCTTTGGCTGGTTCTTTGAAGAAGATTGATGTCGAGGGTGTTAAGGTTGACATTATTCATACCGCTGTTGGAGCCATCAATGAATCTGATATTACTTTGGCTGAAGCATCGGGAGCAATCATTGTTGGATTTAATGTACGACCAACACCACAAGCTAAGATGCAAGCTGAATCAGATTCAGTTGATATTCGTTTACATTCAGTGATCTATAACGCCATTGATGAAATCGAAGCGGCCATGAAGGGCCAATTAGAGCCTGTCTTTGAAGAACAAGTTATCGGAACAGCGCAAATTCTTGAATTATTCCGAGTTTCAAAGGTTGGGACGATTGCCGGTTCAATGATGATGAGTGGAAAGGTTACTCGCGATTCAAGCGTACGTTTGATCCGCGATGGAATCGTCGTGTTTGATGGTAAAATTGGTTCACTTCGTCGCGGTAAAGATGATGTGAAGGAAGTAAAGAACGGAACTGACTTTGGAATGACGATTGAAAATTATAACGATGAAAAAGTCGGTGATGAAATTGAGGTTTACCACATGGTTGAGGTTAAGCCAAAGTAA
- a CDS encoding YlxQ-related RNA-binding protein has product MDNKQKLLNLLGLARRAGKLVTGEDMVLKAVRNGKVQLVFFAQDGGNSTKKKFTNKTQSYNVAFSTTLTRQEIADATGMARSLVAVADRGFAKKMKEYLKQEEETQ; this is encoded by the coding sequence ATGGACAATAAACAAAAATTATTAAATCTTTTAGGTTTGGCCCGTCGTGCTGGTAAATTAGTGACCGGCGAAGATATGGTTTTAAAAGCTGTTCGCAACGGGAAAGTACAACTTGTATTTTTTGCCCAAGATGGTGGTAACAGTACCAAAAAGAAATTTACAAATAAAACACAGAGCTATAATGTTGCTTTTTCAACAACGTTAACTCGACAAGAAATTGCAGATGCGACTGGGATGGCACGTTCATTGGTTGCAGTTGCAGATCGAGGCTTTGCTAAGAAAATGAAAGAATATCTAAAACAAGAGGAGGAAACTCAATGA
- the rnpM gene encoding RNase P modulator RnpM, with the protein MKERKIPMRKDLVTGEMVPKQDLIRIVKTPEGTVKLDETNRANGRGAYLKIDVEIAKKAKKQHTFDRAFSTTLNDEFYDELIAYVDHQQGRRELFGNGQ; encoded by the coding sequence ATGAAAGAACGTAAAATTCCAATGCGTAAAGATCTTGTTACGGGTGAGATGGTCCCAAAACAAGATTTAATACGGATCGTTAAAACACCAGAAGGAACGGTCAAGCTCGATGAGACCAACCGTGCCAATGGACGGGGTGCCTATCTAAAAATTGACGTTGAAATTGCCAAAAAAGCAAAGAAACAACATACTTTTGATCGGGCATTTAGCACAACTTTAAATGATGAATTCTATGATGAATTAATTGCATATGTCGACCATCAACAAGGACGACGGGAATTATTTGGTAATGGACAATAA